A genomic segment from Salvia splendens isolate huo1 chromosome 13, SspV2, whole genome shotgun sequence encodes:
- the LOC121761054 gene encoding calmodulin-binding protein 60 A-like isoform X1: MVLKTCSQVSKMARRGVPVTDDLIRKMVIEGFQPDAERLWCEGTWKEFPEERILQLKFLDNKVADTVTGKELKGSKEECLKLALLDLNGHTVTHGPGSSAKVEILLLEDNCDSNEHNMTLEKFERSIIQTGDKKRPHFSRKSVHIFLKEGVADLKGIKLGHDKDWIKMCSCRLGARIGQNLEGTMVHEAWTAPFEIRDKRHIQYEKDPYPYLTSEVWRLTGIGRTGKRRDRLREKYIETVQDFLFWHHVNPEELQNTILDVGDGIWKTIVSHAQDCKIDCAKMFCHKSSSEPQRCVIYDCVGKLKGEMIESQFVGIDNLSADKKDDALKLLRSVLQRASALYDDENEFTYPITSTIGGHGPLGSKERGEVSKPDAQLTPLHTSDNEKHANPSLCDEVWRLDCIWRRGEIDMRLQDNNICTVEDFLIQHLINPQRLKSIVNSPNENWQKIVSNARACLSSERLYCYIDPEKKTGIVFNILGHMLRLLPDQTSAQEEADADKLLASACQNWGQVKAFDDQNSLQQHLAGLIPYIGGSSSSIHLDTSCHSFDPVMSFLGEAFFAGADEFMRDTFGYEHGLMNGWNAASEVVDGERKGWKILLIVLKFRKRVVLDVSPIRKKSRVG; this comes from the exons ATGGTGTTAAAAACGTGTAGCCAAGTATCAAAGATGGCTAGGCGAGGAGTGCCAGTTACTGACGATCTAATTCGTAAAATG GTAATTGAGGGTTTTCAACCTGATGCAGAGAGGCTTTGGTGTGAAGGGACTTG GAAAGAGTTTCCAGAGGAAAGGATCTTACAGCTGAAGTTCTTAGATAATAAAGTAGCCGATACTGTGACAGGGAAGGAGCTTAAAGGGTCAAAAGAAGAGTGCCTGAAGTTGGCTCTGCTTGATTTGAACGGGCATACTGTGACTCACGGCCCTGGATCTTCTGCAAAGGTGGAGATACTACTTCTTGAGGACAATTGTGATAGTAATGAACACAACATGACTCTTGAAAAGTTTGAGAGAAGCATCATTCAAACAGGAGATAAGAAGAGGCCACACTTTTCTCGAAAAAGTGTCCATATATTTCTCAAGGAGGGTGTTGCGGATTTGAAAGGTATCAAGTTGGGACACGACAAAGATTGGATCAAGATGTGTAGCTGCAGGCTGGGAGCGAGGATTGGGCAGAATCTTGAAGGAACCATGGTGCATGAAGCATGGACCGCGCCATTTGAGATCAGAGATAAGCGCCACATTC AGTATGAGAAAGATCCATATCCTTATCTTACTTCTGAAGTTTGGAGATTGACTGGAATTGGCAGGACTGGGAAGCGCCGTGATAGACTGAGAGAGAAATACATCGAGACAGTGCAAGATTTTCTGTTTTGGCACCATGTCAATCCTGAGGAGCTCCAAAACACA ATATTAGATGTCGGTGATGGCATATGGAAGACAATAGTGAGTCATGCTCAGGACTGCAAAATTGATTGTGCAAAGATGTTTTGTCACAAATCATCGAGTGAACCTCAAAGATGTGTTATTTATGATTGTGTGGGAAAACTCAAGGGGGAAATGATAGAGTCCCAGTTTGTTGGGATTGATAATCTGTCGGCTGATAAAAAG GATGATGCACTCAAGTTACTGAGATCTGTGTTACAAAGAGCCTCTGCATTATATGATGATGAAAATGAGTTTACATACCCAATCACAAGCACCATCGGTGGTCATGGGCCTCTTGGATCAAAAGAAAGAGGAGAGGTGTCCAAACCTGATGCTCAACTCACCCCTCTTCATACTTCAG ATAATGAGAAACATGCAAATCCATCTCTGTGTGATGAAGTATGGCGGTTAGATTGTATTTGGAGGCGTGGTGAGATCGATATGCGTCTTCAAGACAACAACATCTGCACCGTGGAGGATTTCCTCATTCAACACCTCATAAATCCTCAACGCCTCAAGAGT ATTGTGAATTCCCCAAATGAGAATTGGCAGAAGATTGTTAGTAATGCTCGAGCATGCCTAAGTAGCGAAAGGCTGTACTGTTACATAGACCCGGAGAAGAAAACAGGCATCGTCTTCAATATTCTAGGACACATGCTAAGACTACTTCCAGATCAGACAAGCGCGCAAGAAGAg GCTGATGCTGATAAACTGTTAGCATCTGCTTGCCAGAATTGGGGGCAGGTAAAGGCCTTTGATGATCAGAATTCTCTTCAGCAGCACCTAGCTGGTTTGATTCCATATATTGGCGGATCGAGCAGTAGTATACATTTGGACACTTCATGTCACAGTTTCGACCCGGTGATGAGCTTTCTTGGAGAAGCTTTCTTTGCAGGCGCTGATGAGTTCATGCGCGATACCTTTGGTTACGAGCATGGCCTAATGAACGGGTGGAATGCAGCATCTGAGGTGGTTGATGGTGAGAGAAAGGGATGGAAAATATTGCTCATTGTTTTGAAATTTAGGAAGAGGGTGGTTTTAGATGTTAGTCCAATCAGAAAGAAATCGAGAGTTGGTTAA
- the LOC121761054 gene encoding calmodulin-binding protein 60 A-like isoform X2, protein MVLKTCSQVSKMARRGVPVTDDLIRKMVIEGFQPDAERLWCEGTWKEFPEERILQLKFLDNKVADTVTGKELKGSKEECLKLALLDLNGHTVTHGPGSSAKVEILLLEDNCDSNEHNMTLEKFERSIIQTGDKKRPHFSRKSVHIFLKEGVADLKGIKLGHDKDWIKMCSCRLGARIGQNLEGTMVHEAWTAPFEIRDKRHIQYEKDPYPYLTSEVWRLTGIGRTGKRRDRLREKYIETVQDFLFWHHVNPEELQNTILDVGDGIWKTIVSHAQDCKIDCAKMFCHKSSSEPQRCVIYDCVGKLKGEMIESQFVGIDNLSADKKDDALKLLRSVLQRASALYDDENEFTYPITSTIGGHGPLGSKERGEVSKPDAQLTPLHTSDNEKHANPSLCDEVWRLDCIWRRGEIDMRLQDNNICTVEDFLIQHLINPQRLKSADADKLLASACQNWGQVKAFDDQNSLQQHLAGLIPYIGGSSSSIHLDTSCHSFDPVMSFLGEAFFAGADEFMRDTFGYEHGLMNGWNAASEVVDGERKGWKILLIVLKFRKRVVLDVSPIRKKSRVG, encoded by the exons ATGGTGTTAAAAACGTGTAGCCAAGTATCAAAGATGGCTAGGCGAGGAGTGCCAGTTACTGACGATCTAATTCGTAAAATG GTAATTGAGGGTTTTCAACCTGATGCAGAGAGGCTTTGGTGTGAAGGGACTTG GAAAGAGTTTCCAGAGGAAAGGATCTTACAGCTGAAGTTCTTAGATAATAAAGTAGCCGATACTGTGACAGGGAAGGAGCTTAAAGGGTCAAAAGAAGAGTGCCTGAAGTTGGCTCTGCTTGATTTGAACGGGCATACTGTGACTCACGGCCCTGGATCTTCTGCAAAGGTGGAGATACTACTTCTTGAGGACAATTGTGATAGTAATGAACACAACATGACTCTTGAAAAGTTTGAGAGAAGCATCATTCAAACAGGAGATAAGAAGAGGCCACACTTTTCTCGAAAAAGTGTCCATATATTTCTCAAGGAGGGTGTTGCGGATTTGAAAGGTATCAAGTTGGGACACGACAAAGATTGGATCAAGATGTGTAGCTGCAGGCTGGGAGCGAGGATTGGGCAGAATCTTGAAGGAACCATGGTGCATGAAGCATGGACCGCGCCATTTGAGATCAGAGATAAGCGCCACATTC AGTATGAGAAAGATCCATATCCTTATCTTACTTCTGAAGTTTGGAGATTGACTGGAATTGGCAGGACTGGGAAGCGCCGTGATAGACTGAGAGAGAAATACATCGAGACAGTGCAAGATTTTCTGTTTTGGCACCATGTCAATCCTGAGGAGCTCCAAAACACA ATATTAGATGTCGGTGATGGCATATGGAAGACAATAGTGAGTCATGCTCAGGACTGCAAAATTGATTGTGCAAAGATGTTTTGTCACAAATCATCGAGTGAACCTCAAAGATGTGTTATTTATGATTGTGTGGGAAAACTCAAGGGGGAAATGATAGAGTCCCAGTTTGTTGGGATTGATAATCTGTCGGCTGATAAAAAG GATGATGCACTCAAGTTACTGAGATCTGTGTTACAAAGAGCCTCTGCATTATATGATGATGAAAATGAGTTTACATACCCAATCACAAGCACCATCGGTGGTCATGGGCCTCTTGGATCAAAAGAAAGAGGAGAGGTGTCCAAACCTGATGCTCAACTCACCCCTCTTCATACTTCAG ATAATGAGAAACATGCAAATCCATCTCTGTGTGATGAAGTATGGCGGTTAGATTGTATTTGGAGGCGTGGTGAGATCGATATGCGTCTTCAAGACAACAACATCTGCACCGTGGAGGATTTCCTCATTCAACACCTCATAAATCCTCAACGCCTCAAGAGT GCTGATGCTGATAAACTGTTAGCATCTGCTTGCCAGAATTGGGGGCAGGTAAAGGCCTTTGATGATCAGAATTCTCTTCAGCAGCACCTAGCTGGTTTGATTCCATATATTGGCGGATCGAGCAGTAGTATACATTTGGACACTTCATGTCACAGTTTCGACCCGGTGATGAGCTTTCTTGGAGAAGCTTTCTTTGCAGGCGCTGATGAGTTCATGCGCGATACCTTTGGTTACGAGCATGGCCTAATGAACGGGTGGAATGCAGCATCTGAGGTGGTTGATGGTGAGAGAAAGGGATGGAAAATATTGCTCATTGTTTTGAAATTTAGGAAGAGGGTGGTTTTAGATGTTAGTCCAATCAGAAAGAAATCGAGAGTTGGTTAA
- the LOC121759955 gene encoding calmodulin-binding protein 60 A-like isoform X2, whose product MSQKRQEPEEGTSWHPRNAKSFKSVVREVKNLCKLQHLMEPVLEPLIRRVVKEEVESALRKYIINTKRNYGKDTHPSEPRNLCLQFSNGISLPVFTGTRIEGEGSTRMEVALVDILTGEVVFSGHGSSEKVEIVVLEGDFDGDERGNWTAVEFQNNTVRERDGKKPLLTGDLIMTLQDGKGLVGNIMFTDNSSWTRSRKFRLGAKLLDSISGVRVREARSEPFVVRDHRGELYKKHHPPSLSDEVWRLEKIGKGGAFHKRLRKEKVTTVEDFLVSFFLDPTRLRNILGTGMSAKMWEVVVEHARTCVIDQKLQFYGTSQDNGVVFDMVGQLMGIISNGQYLCADKLSKAEKAEAHESVISAFADRDKIVSFDEGSSPNFPTLSSLSVARSSSNLPSETSFNDGEPYLQHNATSPTYMESVYSLEGLGTFEDCLHQVEDNLICNADTLNRALCADELQYFETDQAIHSPLLELSEDIQGDISAYMPYSGVPTGKSERGWNILVFVLRWWFSIRRIVARKTRT is encoded by the exons ATGTCGCAGAAGCGGCAAGAGCCGGAGGAGGGCACATCTTGGCATCCCAGGAATGCAAAATCTTTTAAAAG TGTGGTGAGGGAGGTTAAGAACCTCTGCAAATTACAACATCTAATGGAACCAGTTCTTGAGCCTCTCATTCGTCGAGTT GTGAAAGAGGAAGTGGAGTCCGCGTTgagaaaatacataattaatacgAAAAG GAATTATGGGAAAGACACACATCCCTCTGAACCGAGGAATTTGTGTTTACAGTTCTCTAATGGCATATCTCTTCCTGTGTTTACTGGAACTCGTATTGAAGGAGAAGGGTCTACCAGAATGGAAGTTGCTTTAGTCGATATCCTTACTGGGGAAGTTGTTTTTAGTGGTCATGGATCATCTGAGAAGGTAGAGATTGTAGTTCTTGAAGGAGATTTTGATGGAGACGAGAGGGGAAATTGGACAGCTGTAGAATTCCAAAATAATACAGTGCGAGAGCGGGATGGAAAGAAGCCTCTCCTAACTGGGGATCTTATCATGACCCTGCAAGATGGCAAGGGTTTGGTTGGTAACATTATGTTTACAGATAATTCAAGCTGGACAAGAAGCCGGAAGTTTAGGCTGGGTGCTAAACTCTTGGACAGCATCAGTGGCGTCAGAGTAAGAGAGGCTAGATCAGAACCCTTTGTTGTTagagatcatcgtggagaac TGTACAAGAAGCACCACCCTCCATCACTTTCTGATGAAGTATGGCGGCTGGAAAAGATTGGTAAAGGTGGAGCTTTTCACAAACGTTTGAGGAAGGAAAAAGTCACTACAGTAGAGGATTTTCTGGTGTCATTCTTCCTAGACCCTACAAGACTTCGAAAT ATCCTTGGGACCGGTATGTCTGCCAAAATGTGGGAAGTAGTTGTGGAGCATGCTCGAACATGTGTTATTGACCAGAAATTACAATTCTATGGCACCTCTCAAGATAATGGTGTTGTTTTCGACATGGTTGGGCAACTGATGGGGATCATCTCGAATGGCCAGTATCTTTGTGCTGATAAGCTGTCCAAAGCAGAAAAG GCGGAGGCCCACGAGTCAGTCATCTCTGCTTTTGCAGATCGTGACAAAATTGTCAGCTTTGATGAGGGCTCATCTCCGAATTTCCCAACCCTATCAAGCTTATCTGTTGCTCGATCTTCTTCAAACTTGCCCTCTGAGACCAGTTTCAATGATGGCGAGCCTTACTTGCAACACAATGCTACTTCTCCAACCTACATGGAGTCGGTATATTCTTTGGAAGGCTTGGGCACCTTTGAAGATTGCCTGCACCAAGTTGAAGACAACCTAATCTGCAATGCTGACACCTTGAATAGAGCATTGTGTGCAGATGAACTACAATACTTTGAGACGGATCAGGCAATCCACAGTCCTCTTCTGGAATTATCTGAAGATATACAGGGCGACATCAGTGCTTATATGCCATATTCTGGTGTTCCCACCGGTAAATCTGAGAGGGGGTGGAACATTCTAGTCTTTGTATTAAGATGGTGGTTCTCCATAAGAAGAATCGTGGCTAGAAAAACCCGTACTTGA
- the LOC121759955 gene encoding calmodulin-binding protein 60 A-like isoform X1, whose amino-acid sequence MSQKRQEPEEGTSWHPRNAKSFKSVVREVKNLCKLQHLMEPVLEPLIRRVVWSSAEFHCLDVTGPIYDCHKFTSLLLMRSQVKEEVESALRKYIINTKRNYGKDTHPSEPRNLCLQFSNGISLPVFTGTRIEGEGSTRMEVALVDILTGEVVFSGHGSSEKVEIVVLEGDFDGDERGNWTAVEFQNNTVRERDGKKPLLTGDLIMTLQDGKGLVGNIMFTDNSSWTRSRKFRLGAKLLDSISGVRVREARSEPFVVRDHRGELYKKHHPPSLSDEVWRLEKIGKGGAFHKRLRKEKVTTVEDFLVSFFLDPTRLRNILGTGMSAKMWEVVVEHARTCVIDQKLQFYGTSQDNGVVFDMVGQLMGIISNGQYLCADKLSKAEKAEAHESVISAFADRDKIVSFDEGSSPNFPTLSSLSVARSSSNLPSETSFNDGEPYLQHNATSPTYMESVYSLEGLGTFEDCLHQVEDNLICNADTLNRALCADELQYFETDQAIHSPLLELSEDIQGDISAYMPYSGVPTGKSERGWNILVFVLRWWFSIRRIVARKTRT is encoded by the exons ATGTCGCAGAAGCGGCAAGAGCCGGAGGAGGGCACATCTTGGCATCCCAGGAATGCAAAATCTTTTAAAAG TGTGGTGAGGGAGGTTAAGAACCTCTGCAAATTACAACATCTAATGGAACCAGTTCTTGAGCCTCTCATTCGTCGAGTT GTATGGAGTTCTGCTGAATTTCATTGCTTAGATGTTACTGGACCAATCTATGATTGTCATAAATTTACTAGTTTACTTTTAATGAGATCACAGGTGAAAGAGGAAGTGGAGTCCGCGTTgagaaaatacataattaatacgAAAAG GAATTATGGGAAAGACACACATCCCTCTGAACCGAGGAATTTGTGTTTACAGTTCTCTAATGGCATATCTCTTCCTGTGTTTACTGGAACTCGTATTGAAGGAGAAGGGTCTACCAGAATGGAAGTTGCTTTAGTCGATATCCTTACTGGGGAAGTTGTTTTTAGTGGTCATGGATCATCTGAGAAGGTAGAGATTGTAGTTCTTGAAGGAGATTTTGATGGAGACGAGAGGGGAAATTGGACAGCTGTAGAATTCCAAAATAATACAGTGCGAGAGCGGGATGGAAAGAAGCCTCTCCTAACTGGGGATCTTATCATGACCCTGCAAGATGGCAAGGGTTTGGTTGGTAACATTATGTTTACAGATAATTCAAGCTGGACAAGAAGCCGGAAGTTTAGGCTGGGTGCTAAACTCTTGGACAGCATCAGTGGCGTCAGAGTAAGAGAGGCTAGATCAGAACCCTTTGTTGTTagagatcatcgtggagaac TGTACAAGAAGCACCACCCTCCATCACTTTCTGATGAAGTATGGCGGCTGGAAAAGATTGGTAAAGGTGGAGCTTTTCACAAACGTTTGAGGAAGGAAAAAGTCACTACAGTAGAGGATTTTCTGGTGTCATTCTTCCTAGACCCTACAAGACTTCGAAAT ATCCTTGGGACCGGTATGTCTGCCAAAATGTGGGAAGTAGTTGTGGAGCATGCTCGAACATGTGTTATTGACCAGAAATTACAATTCTATGGCACCTCTCAAGATAATGGTGTTGTTTTCGACATGGTTGGGCAACTGATGGGGATCATCTCGAATGGCCAGTATCTTTGTGCTGATAAGCTGTCCAAAGCAGAAAAG GCGGAGGCCCACGAGTCAGTCATCTCTGCTTTTGCAGATCGTGACAAAATTGTCAGCTTTGATGAGGGCTCATCTCCGAATTTCCCAACCCTATCAAGCTTATCTGTTGCTCGATCTTCTTCAAACTTGCCCTCTGAGACCAGTTTCAATGATGGCGAGCCTTACTTGCAACACAATGCTACTTCTCCAACCTACATGGAGTCGGTATATTCTTTGGAAGGCTTGGGCACCTTTGAAGATTGCCTGCACCAAGTTGAAGACAACCTAATCTGCAATGCTGACACCTTGAATAGAGCATTGTGTGCAGATGAACTACAATACTTTGAGACGGATCAGGCAATCCACAGTCCTCTTCTGGAATTATCTGAAGATATACAGGGCGACATCAGTGCTTATATGCCATATTCTGGTGTTCCCACCGGTAAATCTGAGAGGGGGTGGAACATTCTAGTCTTTGTATTAAGATGGTGGTTCTCCATAAGAAGAATCGTGGCTAGAAAAACCCGTACTTGA